TACTGGAAAGCGGCGCTGCAGCAGTTCGAGGCCGGCCAGATCGACGCGGCCGCCTGGACCGCCGTGCAGGACCGCGCCGCGCTGGAGAACATCGCCATCTTTGCAGCCGCCGGCGTAGACGTGCTCACCGACGGCGAGGCGCGCCGGCGCTACTGGTTCGACCCGCTCACCGAGAGCCTCGGCTATACGCATGATGCCGAGGCGGCCGTGCCCTTCACCAGCGAGCGTGGCGTCGTGCGCGAGATGCTGCGCCTGCCCGCCGTCACCGCGCCGCTCACCCTCAAGCAGAACCTGCCGCTGCGCGAGTTCGAGTTCGCCAAAGCGCACACGAGCAAGCCGGTGAAGGTGACGCTGCCGAGCCTGACCTACGCAAGCGTGCTCTATGTGCCGGGCAGCTCGGACAAGGTCTATCCGGACCGCGACGTCTATATGCAGCAAGCGCTGCGGCTGATGCGCGAGGTTGTGGCGCAGTGCGTGGCCGCCGGCACCCGCTATATCCAGCTCGATGCGCCGCGCTATACGCACCTCGTCAGCGAAGTCGGCATAGAGAACTTCCACCGGCTCGGATTGAACACCGACACCTGGCTCACCGACATGATCGCGCTGGACAACGCGCTGATCGCCGGCTTCCCGGACGTGACCTTCGGCCTGCACCTCTGCCGCGGCAACAACCGCAGCATGTGGTCCGTCGAAGGCGGCTACGACGCGATCGCCGAGCAGCTCTTCAACACGCTCAAGGTGCAACGGCTGCTGCTGGAGTACGACTCGCCCCGCGCCGGCAGCTTCGCGCCGCTGCGTTTCGTGCCGCGGGACAAGACCGTCGTGCTCGGCCTGGTCACCACCAAGCAGCCGGAGATCGAGAGCGACGAGCTGCTGCGCCGCCGCATCGAGGAGGCCTCCCAGCACATCCCGCTGGAGCGGCTTGCGCTCAGCCCGCAGTGCGGCTTCGCCTCGACGCAGGAGGGCAACCTGGTCAGCGCCGAGGTGCAGCGGCAGAAGCTGGAGCTGGTGGCCCGCGTGGCGCGTAGCGTCTGGGGCTGAAGGCTGCCGACACCAAGGACTATGCAACGGCGATGGCGCAAATCCTGATGAGGGTGTTGAAAAAGTCTGAATTCCTGTAGGAACCGAATTAATTGATTTCGCTGAAAACAGCACACAGTGAAGCGAAAGCAGCGAGCGCGAGGCCGCCTGCCGG
This is a stretch of genomic DNA from Dehalococcoidia bacterium. It encodes these proteins:
- a CDS encoding methionine synthase; its protein translation is MPDYRADIVGSLLRPDYWKAALQQFEAGQIDAAAWTAVQDRAALENIAIFAAAGVDVLTDGEARRRYWFDPLTESLGYTHDAEAAVPFTSERGVVREMLRLPAVTAPLTLKQNLPLREFEFAKAHTSKPVKVTLPSLTYASVLYVPGSSDKVYPDRDVYMQQALRLMREVVAQCVAAGTRYIQLDAPRYTHLVSEVGIENFHRLGLNTDTWLTDMIALDNALIAGFPDVTFGLHLCRGNNRSMWSVEGGYDAIAEQLFNTLKVQRLLLEYDSPRAGSFAPLRFVPRDKTVVLGLVTTKQPEIESDELLRRRIEEASQHIPLERLALSPQCGFASTQEGNLVSAEVQRQKLELVARVARSVWG